In Nitrosococcus halophilus Nc 4, the genomic stretch GGGGACGTACCGTCCTTATGGGAGACTTTAATGAGTGGTGGCCTTGGAGCCAAACTTTGCGCTGGCTGCGGCGCGAATTTGGTCGCTGTTTGAGCCCCTTCTCCTTTCCTGCTTGTTATCCCATTTTCGCCCTGGACCGGATTTGGCTACATGGACACCGACGCTTGCTGACACTGGGGGTAGAGGCTTCCTCGCTGGCGCGAGTAGCTTCCGATCACCTGCCATTGAAAGCCGTAGTGGAATGGTAAGCGCCACTAAGAAGATATTTTAGCGGCGTTAGCCGCCGGTTCATAAATAGCAAAAACCTGACTAGGCTCTCCCTCGGCTGCGGTATCGTAGTAAAGCGAATGCAGGTTGAAATCGGCAACCGGATTAAGCCGTTCTCCTTCCAAAAGAGTGTCGAAGGACTCCCCGCCTAGAATTCGAAGGGCATGAGTTAAGTAGAGTCGATTGAGGCTCTGATCAGCTAGCAAAGTTTTTAAAACCTCGGGGCCCGCGATGGCATAAAGGGTAGTGAACCCTTCTTGGCCCAATGCTGCAATCAGCGTTTTTCCCTGTACGCGCAACCCCTTGCCTGCCACAATGACTTGAATGCCTTTCGCCTTGAGCTCCTGCACTCGAAGGGGGTCTGCCTCGGAACCCGTTGCCACATAGATTGGCCGATTAGCGTTTAACAATATCTCTGGGATAGGAATATTCAAGCTGGCGCTAATGACGACGATTGCAGGTTGCGGGGCCAGACCTTGGGATTGTCGCCACTGGATAAGATCGGCGTATTCTGGTTTTTCGCTGACCGGAAGAATATCTTGCGCCACATTTTGGGCGAGCTGACGAATATAGCGGCCACTGGTAAGCAGTGCATCAGCTTGGGCAGCTAATTCTTGAAACAGGCGCCAGTCACGGGGGTTGGCGATGGTATCCGGAACAATACGGGTTCTCTTCCGTGGATGTTCTAACGAAATGCGACCATCTAAGCTAGCGATAAAATTGGTGTAGACAAAGGGCTGGGAGCGGGTTCCCAATCTATGTAGCTCTTGATTGAGATACAGTCCCTCTAGCGCTACCGGTTCTAAGGGGGCAGGAAATAATCTTAGAAGTTTATTTCTACTATGATTTATGCTATCCATTGAGTTATCGCTCTATTTGCAATTGAATATAAAAAAACATAGCCTTCTTGAACTGGCTTTTTAAATTTTGGCTGGAACCTACCCGCAAGGCAGAAGCGGCCCACAGGGTGGGAACAGCATAAAGAGCAAGGAGGAAAAGATGTTTACAAATGAAGAATTTATAGATGAACTGTGTACCGAGCTGCAGCAGTTATGCACAGAATTAGAGAAGGTGAAGACGGTATCAGAAGAAAATTGTGGCAGAAGCATAACAGAAAGTCGAAGAAGGCAACACCTTGATTATACTCCAGACGGAACTCGAACCATTAAAAAACAAGACTCGTAAAATAATCAGTTTATAGGAGAAGAACAAAGTAGGGGTTACCTTCTGAATTATACTGAAAAAAAATTTAATCGAAGGGTGAGATGGGGTATAGAAGCAGTTTTTTACTGCGCGGTCCTGCCTAAGAACAAGGAAGCCTGATGAGTAGGGTAAAGCGTATTGTGCTTGATGTGCTAAAACCACATCATCCTAATGTATTGGAGTTTGCTAGAACTATTGCCGAGCAGGACTCAGGATATCGGGTCAATATCACTGTTGAGGCAGTGGATGAAAAAACAGAGACAATTACTGTGACCCTTGAAGGTACAGATATTCAGTTTGAACAAATAGGTGAGGCGATAGCCCACATGAGCGGGTCTATCCATAGCATTGATGAGGTCACCGTTGTAGGAGAAAGTCAAAGTTAGCTCGGTAGCATGGCAATGCTACTTTAACCATCCCATTCGCAAGACAAGGTTTATTTGAATCTGTTCCAGGAACTCCGTTTCTTATTAGATATTTCCCGGTCCCATCGCATTGCCCGCCGTTATTTTGTGACCAATGGCTTTGATGGCGCGTTGGCGATGTTAGGCTTAACGATGGGGTTTTACATTACCGACGCTGTGGCCGTCTCTACTGTACTCAACGCCTGTATGGGGACCGCGATTGCCTTGATGATGAGTGGTCTATTGAGTGCCTATATCAGCGAGGCCGCGGAAAGGCAAAAGGAATTGCACGAACTTGAACAGGCCATGGTCACCAATTTAGCCCATTCCGCCCATGGCAAAGCGGCCCGATTGATCCCCTTACTGATTGCTTTGGTCAATGGGGGTTCGCCATTTTTTATTGCCCTGCTCATTATCTCACCCCTATGGCTTAACCAATATGGGGTTGTATTGCCTTTGGGTCCCCTGGAAACTTCCATTGCCGTGGCATTTGGAATTATCTTCTTGCTAGGGGTCTTTCTTGGAAAAATTAGCGGTACGTTCTGGTTATGGACGGGACTTCGTACCTTGGCCATTGCCGTGATCACAGGCTTGTTGATCCTGTTGTTGCAGGCTGGATGAAGGATCTCCAGGAGGCAGGAGCCGGGGTAAGTTCTCTTATTGGGGGGCCCAGCATTTATCCATAGACCCTATCTGAACTTCATCCATTCATCATGAATAACATGAATAACGACACCTTGAAAGGGCAGCACTGGTATACCCAGGAACCGGAGAAGGTCTTGCAACGACTAGACGTTGACCCAGAGCAGGGGCTAACGTCGGAAATAGCAAAGGAGCGGCTGGCTGCCCAGGGCAAAAATACCATCCAGGAAGCAGCCCGGCGTCCCGTGTGGCGCATGATTATCGGCCAGTTTACGGACTTTATGGTCATCGTTTTAATCGTGGCGGCAGTCGTTTCAGGCATTGTCGGTGAACCCCAGGATGCCATTGCGATCGTGGTGATCGTGGTTCTAAATGCCATCATTGGTGCCATTCAGGAGTATCGAGCAGAACGGGCGATTGCCGCACTCAGGATGATGGCGGCCCCTGAAGCCCAAGTGTTCCGAAATGGAGAAACCCAGACCATACCTGCCGTTGAATTGGTACCGGGTGATCTTGTGCTGCTAGAAGCCGGTAATGTGGTTCCAGCGGATCTTCGCTTTCTGAAAACCTCAGAGCTAAGGGTGGATGAAGCGGCGCTCACGGGGGAATCCCAAGCGGTTCAGAAGAACACCGAGACTTTGAGGGAGGAGGATACTCCCCTGGGTGATCGGTTTAACATGGGCTATAAAGGGACCCTGGTCAGCCATGGTCGGGCCATGGGCGTGGTGGTGGCCACTGGCATGGAGACAGAGCTGGGCCGAATCGCCTCCTTATTACATCAAGAAGAAGCCGTTAAAACCCCCCTCCAGCAGCGTTTGGCTCACTTTGGTCAACGCCTGGCCATCGTCGTTCTCATTATCTGCGGGATTATTTTTGTCAGCGGGCTGCTGCGCGGTGAGACTGTCGTCTTGATGTTTTTAACGGCGGTGAGTTTGGCCGTGGCGGCTATCCCTGAAGCCTTACCCGCGGTTGTCACCGTCTCTCTTGCCATTGGGGCCCGCAAGATGAGCCGGCGCAATGCATTGATCCGCCGTTTGCCTGCCGTGGAAACCCTCGGATCAGTGACTTATATCTGCACGGACAAGACCGGTACGCTGACTGAAAACCGGATGACGGCTGAGGGTTTTTGGGCGGCGGGCGAGAACAAGGACCAAATCCCGCCGCCGGATTCAGATCGCCTCCCTTGGAATCTACTGGGGCAAGCCTTAGCTCTTTGTAATGAAGTGGTGCCGGACCAAGACGGTGGCGCACGGGGCGATCCTACTGAGGTCGCCCTCTATCAAGCCGCCCATGGGGCCGGCTATGAGCGGCAATCCCTGGAAGAGGCGTTGCCCCGCATTGGCGATATTCCTTTCGATTCTGAACGTAAGCGGATGACGACGCTGCATCGGAAGTCGGAGGGGGAGGTCGTTGCCTTTGTTAAAGGGGCACCGGAGCAAATTTTGTCTCGTTGTTCACAGATGCAGACTGCCGAAGGGGCCGCTGAGGTGGATACTGAGGCTTTGCTTGAGGAGGCAGAGGATCTTGCAGAGCAAGGATATCGGGTTCTCGCCGTTGCCTTTCGGCCCTTCGAGACCGACCCGACGGAATGGGATTCCGAAGACATTGAAAAGGAGCTCAGCTTTCTAGGCCTCGTGGCGTTGATCGACCCCCCGCGTAAGGAAGTGCCCGATGCGGTGGCCGATTGTATGTCCGCCGGTATCACTCCCGTGATGATTACGGGGGATCATCCTGGAACCGCCCAGGCCATTGCGGTTCGGTTGGGTATCGATAAAGAGGATGGCTCGGTGATCACGGGTCAAGAGCTGGCCCAAATCTCGGAAGAAGATTTTGCCCGACGGGTGAGGCAGATCAGGACCTATGCACGGGTAACCCCGGAGCAAAAAATCCGGATTGTGAAGGCATTACAGGACAGGGGAGAGTTTGTGGCCATGACTGGGGATGGCGTCAATGATGCGCCCGCCCTAAAAAGAGCCGGGATTGGGGTGGCCATGGGGCAAAAGGGGACCGATGTGGCTCGAGAAGCTGCCGATATGGTGCTGCTCGATGATAATTTCGCCACCATCGTGAGTGCCGTGCGGGAAGGGCGTCGTATCTTTGATAATATCCGTAAATTCGTCAAGTATACGATGACCAGCAATTCAGGGGAGATCTGGACCCTATTTCTGGCCCCTTTCTTGGGTCTTCCCTTACCCTTGGTACCCATCCAAATTCTTTGGATTAATCTGGTGACCGATGGCCTACCCGGCTTGGCCCTTTCCGCAGAGCCCCAGGAGCGGGGTATTATGCAGCGTTCCCCCCGTCCTCCCAATGAAAGCATTTTCGCCCATGGAATGTGGCAACATATGCTCTGGGTGGGTCTGCTGATTGGGGGATTGTCTCTCTTGTCCCAGGCCTGGGCTTATCATGGTGGTTCAGCGCACTGGCAAACCATTGTGTTTACTGTCTTGACCTTCTGCCAATTGGTCCATGTTTTGGTCATCCGCTCGGAGAAGGAATCCCTGTTTAGCCAGGGCCTTTGGAGTAACAAATGGCTGCTAGGGGCGGTGGCGATAACGGTGGCTCTACAGTTGGCCGTGATTTACCTACCGTTTCTGAACCCCATATTTAGGACCTCTCCCTTGCCGCTCGGGGAACTGGCGCTTTGTTTTGCTGTGCCCGTGGTGGTCTTTGTTGCCGTAGAGATTGAGAAGTGGCTGGTTCGGAAAGGTTGGATTTATGTGGAGCGGATCAAAAAGGAAAAGAAAGAAGAGGTTCCTGTTACAGCAGCCGAGCCTGCCGCGGCTGGTTCTGGTGGGTTCAAGTATAAGGGTATTTGGTCAACGGTAATTATCCTGTTGCTGGTTGGCGTAGGGAGTATTCTGTGGCTCCAAGGGGGCGAGAAGGTGGAGGAAGCGCTTGTAGTGGCGGAGGCAGAAAAGGAGCCTGCGCCCCCTGCGGTTACCTCACCAAGTCCTGAGGCGCCAACGGCAACCCCTCCCCCGAGGGACGAGCAAGCAGCTGCACCCGAGAAGCCCCCTGAAGTTGCTAAGCTTCCTGAAAAACCAGCAAGAGAGGAACCAAAACCGGCCGAAATAACTCCCGTAGCGCCAAAAACTGTCCTTGTCCAGCCCGGCGATACTTTATCTCTAATTGCTGAGCGTGCCTACGGTGATCCCACTCAATGGCGCCTTATCTATGAAGCCAATCAGGATAAGATTAAGGATCCGGATGTGATCACCGTAGGCATGAAACTGACTTTGCCCTCGCCTACAAATTAAAGGCTTGGTGTATGAAATAAGTTGAGTCAGCACCCCCAGAATAGAGAACCAAATGCTTGCTGTAGTCCATAACTGAATCTCCTTTACCGTTACAATAATAATGGCACAGACACCTCCGAATTTCACGCGGAGCGCCGCCCAACATGAAATAGTCGGTGATATATGCAGGAGTATCTCATCCTAGCTGAACAATGGAGAATAAACCTGCGGCATTAAGCCGCAGGTTTCCACTGCTATTGTCAGTCTCTAACGATGAGTGGGCCATTGGCGAAATTATTGCAAACTACATCCGGCACTAATTTAATAATTGACATGGCCCCTGATAATCCTTCCCCAGGAATGTCAAAGTTCGCGGTTCCATTGGTGCAATTTTGGAATTCAAAAGTCAAGGTTCCCACCTCGGTTGTAACTACCGGTGTGGGATCATTAAGTACACCTCCCGTGGTTTCGAACAATGTGAGTTCTGCCCGATTGTCTTCAAAGGTTCCCTGGGCAGTGAACCAGCGCTGCCCCGTGCCTTCTATATTAAATGTAAACCAGGAGGCGACAATTTCTTGTCTTGAAGGAACGACGTCAATAAAAAAGCCTTGGCCACTGGTGTCAGGATTAAACCAGGTTCCGTTGTGTCCAAAATTAATGCCTGGAGGTCCACCTTGTCTGGTAAAGCTAAAGTCATCAATCATAAGCCCGGCACCCCTAAACTCTATCCGGGCAATAGGCTGAGGGGGATCCATGTCGACAAAATTGGCAGGATCGTTGAAGGTGGTGGGATCATTGCTGCTAACCATGGCAATGGCATTATTCGTGGCGTTAAAGGCCGTTGCCTCTCCTGGAGACATCCCTGCTTCATGGACGAAAAAGAAACTGACACTGTCAACAGGCTGGTCAAAGACGACTTCTCCCACGTCCTCATCGGTCTCTATGGAGTAGGCAAAAGCGCCTGAAGAATAAAGCGCAGTTATCCCTTCGGTTTCTGCGATACCACCACTAAAATTTGCTCCTCCTTCAGAGAATTCTGTTTGACCTGCTTTATCCTCAAAATCAATAGTCGTTGTTTCTTGAGCTAGCGGGGTCCCTGAAGCAATGAGAATCCCTAGCGCCCCAATCCATATTTTCTTCTGCGTCATAATCGCCACCCTCCGTATTCATATCACAGTAAAATATTTTGACAATCACGTAAAAACTCTTTTTAAAATAGCAATCTGCTGAATTTAAAATTTTTTTGTACACGATTGTTACTTCGTAGGCTTTCTACAAAGCCAAAGGTGACTCAGGCACCATTCTTCTTAATGCGGTCATGCTGACTGCAGTGGTTGCTTGAGTGATATTTCTTTATTCCAAAAAGTGTAGAAGATTTTTATGGAGCTAGGGGATTTTATATTGGATTAGTAGGCCGACCAGATTGACTTCAAAATCATTGGGGGTAGCCACCAGGAAAAGGTGGTTATCAATCAATGAGTTTAGTCCTTCAAAATGCCAATCGCGGATTGTTCCCCGTTCATAGCGGTGTAGTAAGCGCAATGCCAGATTTTTATTAATCTTCCAGCGTAAATTGGTCTCAAGTATATGTCGCGTATATTTTAAGTCGGGAAATGAATTGCCGACCACGTCTAGGGACAACTCGGGGTTTGCCAACGACAGATTTGAGGCTGCCTCATAATCGATTTCGCTGCGTGACCAATTAAAAGAGTAGTTGCCATCGAGGGTAAAGCGATCAAATTGATAGTAAAAACCAACCCCAAGAGCAGTGTTGGTCTCATCCATATTTTCTCGCCAGGCGGCGCTTAGAGGAAAGGTGGTTCCACCTGCATTAGGATCGGTAGAAAAGCCGGCGTCATTGATATTAGCGATGGCGTTGGTTCGGGTTTGATAGCTGCCGAAGACATAGGTGTTTAGTTTAGGAGAAGGCTGATAATTCCACTCTAGATTAATGGCATTATTTTCATCATGGAGAAGACCGAAACGAGCGTCAAAATCATTATCTACCCGGGTAAAAGAGAGGGAAAAATCCATCGTTTCCCCCAGCAGCACATTGACCAATCCACGGAAAAGGTGCTGTTCCCGGTCGCTCAAATCAAATTTGCGTAGATCGGCAAGGGTAAAAGGTGTCGTTCCCTGGGGCAGCAGGGAGTTAAATTCGGGCAGAGAATTCGTAAAAAACGCTGTGTAGGGATCAAAACGGTAGGGACTACCCGTACGGTCTGAAAATTCATAGGAAAAGCGAAAGGTGGCCCAGGGGATGGAACGATTAGAGACGCGTGCGATTAGCCGATTCTCCCTTGTTTCCTCCCGCTCCCGATAGTCCCGCTCAATGACTTCCCGTTGGTAGCCTAGCCCTAAAGTTGTTTTTGGAATCAGGCGATAATCGGCATTGAAGGACCAATTTTTTTTACGCTGGGCAAAAGGGATATTGCGAAAATGAAAGGGCCTAGCCGGTTGATTCGGCTGAAAAACAAAACCACGGCCAGGATCCGCCCCATCCTCAACAATATAGCCGATATCTCCGGTCAGGGGATTAAAGGCAGTGTAATCCGTGTCATTATCTTCATCGTAATAGCGGAAATCCGCCCGTAATGTGAGGGGATCAAAGGGAACTAACCTGAGGCCTACCTGGAATAGCCAGGTATTGATTTCAGCCTGTGCGGTTTTTTGGCTGAGGGCTGCGGTGGTGTTCCAGTTATTCAGATCAATACCCGAATCTGCTTGACCTGAATTAACGGTGGGGGGAATCAAGCCATCGTCTTGGTGCATGCGAGACCAAGCAGCAGTAGAAGTAAAAAGCCCCCTCCAGGGGAGTCGGTAGCTGAAATCTAGTTTTACATTATGAAAATCATTATCAGGATAAAGTGCAAAACGGCCTCGCTCGACAACAAAACTATCTCCCGGTAAATTTTTGAATGGGTTTTCCCAACTGAGTGTTTTTTTTTGGTTGCGGAAAAAGGAAGCCCTATAGGTAAAATTTAACTGATAGCGCCTGGCCCCATAATTGAAACCTGCGAGGAGATCATGGGTGAGGTAATCAATTGGCTCAACGGTTTCGACAACTCCACCCGCTGTGCCGCCGGTGTAGAAGGGGGCGAGAAAGGTTCCGCCGAAGGGGCGGGTACCCTTATTGGCCTCTTGAGTGTAACGGCCATGGATTCTAAAGTGGGGAGTGGGCGTGATTTCAAACCCGAGTCCCCCTTTTTTTCGGGATAAATCCAAAGATCTTCGAGAAGCCGCTTCCAGGGCGGAATGGATCTCCTCAGCCGTGTTATTGCCGGGTACTAACCCGGCTGGTAGCAGCAGTTGCTGACTGCCTACTCCCTGGAATAGGGTAAGCCCCCGGGTTTCGAACACATGGGGGATTTCATTGAAAAAACCAGTCAGCTTGAATAAACCATAACGCCCACCTTGGGCCAGATAATATTGATCATCCCTACCTACGCCTCCCCCGGACAAATTAAGGAAATAACCTTTGTTTTCTTGCCAAGACGAAAAATTAAAATAATTAAGCAGGGGACCCTCGCTCCAGTCACTATACTCGATAAAGTTCTCGGGTTTTGCCGAATCATCGTCAATGAGAAAACCGCCTTCTATGCTGCCCCGATAGTGCCAATCGTCTATTTTTCCAAACTTGGGCGGACTGAAAGGAGGCTCATAAAGCAGACCCGTAGGGGACCTGGAAAAGGTTTTTTTGAAAGTCGCAAGGCCACGCTCATCCAATGTTTGAGTGGTATCGGTACCGGTGGGGTTGAGGGTATTGCCGAGGAGGGTATCCACTCCTGCCGCCGAATTGGCTTGGGTATCGGCCGCGAGGGCTGACAGTAGCCAGAAAATAATGAGCGGGCATTGGGCTTTTGAAAACATGGGATCAGCGATGGAAACGAACCCCTGAAGGGTGATTAGAACCATGGATTTGGGCATGGCAATTTTGGCAACTTCGATTCATCAGCCGTCCATCGGGCCTTAAACCAGAGGGCATATTGGCCATTGTCAGCAGATCATTAGGGTGTCCCCGGTTGGTATGGCATTGCTCACACAAAAAGGGCCTAGCGACAGATAACAATTTTTCATGATTGGAACCATGGGGTAAGTGACAATTTAAACAGTTTTCCCGGACGGGGGCATGTTCCCAAATAAACGGTCCCCGTTTTTCAGGATGGCATTGATAACAGAGCTGATTAACCGTGTCGGCCTTGAGCAGTGGCGTTGTGTTTGAACCATGGGGGTTATGGCAATCGACACAAGAAATCTTGCCTTCTAGCAGGGGCATATGAGAGCGTTTACGAAATTGGACCCGTTGCTGTTGATGGCAAGTGAAACAGGTCAGGCTAATACTTTCCTTTTTGAGCAGCCCATTTCGGGAAAACTGCGCCATTGGATTGTGGCAGTCGCTGCAACCGAGATCATGAACTTGGTGGGTGGAACCCGGCCAGTAGATTCTCTCTCTGCCCCTGTGGCATTGTAGGCACATGGCGTTTTGCTGAAGAATAGAGGACCCGGAAGTGCGGGTGAAGGCCATGATCTTAGATTTGTTGGTGGGCTCGGTAATATGTTTAGATCCGGGTCCATGACAGGCCTCACAGCTCCTGGCCTGGAGTTCATCTTGGGGATTCAGGCGGAAAACCCTGGCGTGGAGAGTATGGCTCCAATGACTATTCTCAACTTGATGGCAGCCTATACAGGTGGTTTCCCCCACATAGGTGGCATCAGCCTGAGCCGGATTACCGAGAGGGGAGGTGTCGACTGGGAGGACGGGTCTACAATTGGTAATCACCGGGATCATCCCTACCATTAATAAAAAGACTAACCCCCGCCGAATTTTTATTCTTAATGGTGAAATTTTCATAAGAGATAATTATAGCCATGATAAATAAAGGTGCAGGATGAGCTATCTTGACCATATTAGGAACTGTAATCGCTATGCTTTGAAGGATTTCCGCCCTTTTTATGTGGAGGGGGTCCAGGTAGGTCATATCAAATCCGCCTTTGCCGAGAAGCTACGATGTTGGCCGGCGATTTTCCGGGTGTCGCCGACAGCGGTCCATCTTGTTTCCAACCTCCAGTCTTTTGAGGAGCGAACCCAGGAGGTCAGGGTCGTTTTGGAGGCCTTGGTAGAGGAAGGAATCATTCCCCGTTGGCATGGGGAAGAATATGCGGTGACTGCTTCCTCCCGAGAAAGAGCCCTCTTTGTAATTGATCGGGGTTCAGCCCCTTATTTGGGTGTCCGGGCTTTCGGCCAGCACCTGAACGGTTTTGTCAATCAAGGGGGCCAGTTAAAAATGTGGATTGGCCGGCGCTCCCGAGATAAATGGAGTGCTCCCGGCAAGCTTGATAATCTGGTGGCCGGGGGGGTGCCCCACGGGGTTCCGTTGCAGGAAAATTTAGCCAAAGAGTGTTGGGAAGAAGCGGCGATCCCTGTCGAAATGGCTTCCCAAGCGGTTCCCGTGGGCTATATTTCCTATCGCTTTGAAACCCAAGAAGGTTTCAAACCCGATGTGATGTACTGCTATGATTTAGAATTGCCGCCTGATTTCGTGCCCCAATGCCAGGATGGAGAGGTAGAGGAATTTTACCTTTGGCCAGTGGAGGAGGTAGCGGCCCTGGTCCAGGAAACCGATTCATTCAAGAGAAATTGCAATCTGGTCATCATTGACTTTCTGATACGGCGAGGTTTTATTACTCCGGAACATCCCGATTATTTGGAGATAGTGGCAGGTCTTCGGGTGCCGCTATAAGTATAAAGGTTATCTTAGGCACCACTGTTTTTGGAGTATTGGGCTCAATATTCGCACAATGTTTAGATTTTCTTAGGCAAAAATCCAGCCAATAAGATCGCTGTAGAACAATTGTTTTTCCTTTTCAAAGTTATCTCCGACGGAGAGGGGCAGGGCGTTGATAATATGAGAGCCTGTTAATCCTCTTCGGGCCAATTGTTTTTGCCATTGTTCATACAAAGAATATCGAGAAAGCTCATCAGGCGTGAAATAAGATTGAGCGATGCACTTGTAATGGCGCTGTTCGTGAACTTGGTTCTTTACTCTTTGAATCTTTTTTTCACTGTTAGCAAGATATTTCCAGGTATCGTCTTCCCAATCAAACCAGAGTAAATTCTGATTTACGTCTTTTCGGAAAGGGCAATATTGGCTATGTTGTTGCGTCAACACCATTTGTGAATTATACCCCTCAATAAAATACATGGCCTGTTTTGACTGCTCGGTACTCTCCAAAAGTTTCTGTAATTGACCATGCTCAAGCTGGCGCATATCGGGATACACATATTGATTTTTGATCTTTTCAGCCTGAATCAGCGGTTCTTGGAGCGTGAAGCGGGCATCAATACACTCTTGCAAGCCCTTCAGATCGAATATCTGCGCTAATGTCTCAGCGCTGTCAGAGATTGCGAAATACGCGGACTCTGGTCCTGGTTTAGTAAAGCGCATGGGTTGCTCATTTAAATCCCGCAGGGTTTGACTCATTATCCGCATATTGGGCTGGCTGGCTTCTAAATGGCGTCGGTGCCGCCAAATGCGTCCGGCCATTTGGATCAAGGACCAGTAAGAATTGGGTTCGACAATTCCCCAGTCGTAATCGTGATCGCGTCCCACTTCAGATATGGGAGAGGTGCTGACGATAATCAATAGGTGGGTTTTTCCCTGTTGCTGACAATCTTTTAAATGAGCGCGCAGAGTCGGATGATCATGCGCTTGTCGGCCCCCTTTACGTTTCAAAAGAGTATTTAATGTCCGTTCAATATGATGGCGTATTAGCGGTAAATGCTTGGCGTGATAACAAATTAGCTTTATCTGAACTTCATTTAAATTGACGGGCGTATTAAGCCAGTATTTAGCAAATTCACGGGTGTGGGCGACATTGCTCCAGCGGACGCAGCCGATGGAATAGCAAACGCCGGTCTCCGGATCGCGGCTAGCCCACTGTTGATGCAGTTCCCTGCAACTTTCCATCACATTTTGGTAAACCGTTTCCGGGCCTTCAATAATGGGTACGGGAATGGCGCCAAGCCGGCGCCGCACGGGTTGTTGCTGTAGCGTATCCAGCAGGGCCTGGATAAATCGACCGTGCTGCTTAGCAAAAGCGGTATTGTCGGCGACGGAGGTTAACTTAATATGAGCAGCATGATGGCTGAACCAGCCGCAGCGGATGGGGCCGGGTTCCATGCCTTGAAGTTGCCGCCAGCGGTTAAAGCCAGTTTGATAGGCGCGGTAGAAAGCGCGCGCGGTTGCAGGCGGTAGGGTCGCGGAAGATAGCAGCAGTTTTCGCCCATTGAAACCCACCACATAGGCGAGTTTTAATAACGCAGGTAAATCCTCGGTGGAAAAGCTGTCAATTTCGTCAATAATCAAATCCGATCCGGCTATGCGAAAACCCAGGACGGCAGCCGAGGCTCGCTGGCTTTGCAGAAACGGCATTAGATGATCGATAGTGCAGACCAGAACAGGGACTTGTAGCAGGCGATTAAGCTTGGAGTTATTAGGCGCAATTAGATCTTCAGGCCAAGGAGCATCGGGATCGTAATCAAATTCGCCAGTGATGCCCTCATACAAGGAATCATCCAGGTTGCTGCTTTCGATACCTGCCTGTTCCTCCGGCGGCGGTAAACTGATTAGCTCGTTTCCTTCTTCAGAATCCGTCATTTCATGGAGGGCAATGGTTAAAGCCCCGCCGACCATGACCGCGCATTGTTCGCCCATAGCATCAGGTGTTTTTCCAAACCCCAAGTCGCCCCGGTATTCATCGCCGGTTTGCAGGGTCAAGGTGCGCAGCCCCAGGGCGACCGTCAACCGGTAATTTTGATGGTGGTTGGCAGCGGCCAGAATGCGGACATTGCCGCGTGTTTTGCCAGAGCCAGTTTCGGCCATCACTAGGGCGAAAAATCCCTCATTGGTGTCGTCCTCTTGCCGCTGGGCTTTTAGCA encodes the following:
- a CDS encoding calcium-translocating P-type ATPase, PMCA-type, which gives rise to MNNDTLKGQHWYTQEPEKVLQRLDVDPEQGLTSEIAKERLAAQGKNTIQEAARRPVWRMIIGQFTDFMVIVLIVAAVVSGIVGEPQDAIAIVVIVVLNAIIGAIQEYRAERAIAALRMMAAPEAQVFRNGETQTIPAVELVPGDLVLLEAGNVVPADLRFLKTSELRVDEAALTGESQAVQKNTETLREEDTPLGDRFNMGYKGTLVSHGRAMGVVVATGMETELGRIASLLHQEEAVKTPLQQRLAHFGQRLAIVVLIICGIIFVSGLLRGETVVLMFLTAVSLAVAAIPEALPAVVTVSLAIGARKMSRRNALIRRLPAVETLGSVTYICTDKTGTLTENRMTAEGFWAAGENKDQIPPPDSDRLPWNLLGQALALCNEVVPDQDGGARGDPTEVALYQAAHGAGYERQSLEEALPRIGDIPFDSERKRMTTLHRKSEGEVVAFVKGAPEQILSRCSQMQTAEGAAEVDTEALLEEAEDLAEQGYRVLAVAFRPFETDPTEWDSEDIEKELSFLGLVALIDPPRKEVPDAVADCMSAGITPVMITGDHPGTAQAIAVRLGIDKEDGSVITGQELAQISEEDFARRVRQIRTYARVTPEQKIRIVKALQDRGEFVAMTGDGVNDAPALKRAGIGVAMGQKGTDVAREAADMVLLDDNFATIVSAVREGRRIFDNIRKFVKYTMTSNSGEIWTLFLAPFLGLPLPLVPIQILWINLVTDGLPGLALSAEPQERGIMQRSPRPPNESIFAHGMWQHMLWVGLLIGGLSLLSQAWAYHGGSAHWQTIVFTVLTFCQLVHVLVIRSEKESLFSQGLWSNKWLLGAVAITVALQLAVIYLPFLNPIFRTSPLPLGELALCFAVPVVVFVAVEIEKWLVRKGWIYVERIKKEKKEEVPVTAAEPAAAGSGGFKYKGIWSTVIILLLVGVGSILWLQGGEKVEEALVVAEAEKEPAPPAVTSPSPEAPTATPPPRDEQAAAPEKPPEVAKLPEKPAREEPKPAEITPVAPKTVLVQPGDTLSLIAERAYGDPTQWRLIYEANQDKIKDPDVITVGMKLTLPSPTN
- a CDS encoding RibD family protein, with protein sequence MDSINHSRNKLLRLFPAPLEPVALEGLYLNQELHRLGTRSQPFVYTNFIASLDGRISLEHPRKRTRIVPDTIANPRDWRLFQELAAQADALLTSGRYIRQLAQNVAQDILPVSEKPEYADLIQWRQSQGLAPQPAIVVISASLNIPIPEILLNANRPIYVATGSEADPLRVQELKAKGIQVIVAGKGLRVQGKTLIAALGQEGFTTLYAIAGPEVLKTLLADQSLNRLYLTHALRILGGESFDTLLEGERLNPVADFNLHSLYYDTAAEGEPSQVFAIYEPAANAAKISS
- a CDS encoding DUF211 domain-containing protein, which gives rise to MSRVKRIVLDVLKPHHPNVLEFARTIAEQDSGYRVNITVEAVDEKTETITVTLEGTDIQFEQIGEAIAHMSGSIHSIDEVTVVGESQS